A genomic region of Pyrus communis chromosome 14, drPyrComm1.1, whole genome shotgun sequence contains the following coding sequences:
- the LOC137715718 gene encoding protein TRAUCO-like produces the protein MDNLRTYRDEDDEEDEQSKPTTAAAAISTAEPIEPPEPTTDDPDTDTLNPPSTDPQNGSKTETEASESLSESIKSQEIDNDDDDPPPKKQKQLSSLTAAPSPDQDQTPPPLPISNGSAAAAPTAPNSKKSKKKNNNVWVTKSTRKGKKKSKANNNNHNAPRDDTVFITPVTRFPDKTDDTPDMTICLSKVYKAEKVEVSEDRMNAGSAKGYRMVRATRGAAEGAWYFEIKVVNLGESGHTRLGWSTEKGDLQAPVGYDGNSFGYRDIDGSKVHKALREKYGEEGYKEGDVIGFYINLPDGGSYAPKPPHLVWYKGQRYACAPDAKEDPPKVVPGSEISFFKNGVCQGVAFKDLYGGRYYPAASMYTLPHQPNCVVKFNFGPDFEFFPEDFDGRPVPLPMVEVPYHGFENRVENGVSDEKKQ, from the exons ATGGACAACCTTCGCACCTACAGAGacgaagacgacgaagaagacgAACAATCGAAACCCACAACCGCCGCCGCCGCAATCTCAACTGCTGAGCCCATCGAACCACCTGAACCCACCACCGACGACCCCGACACCGATACCCTAAACCCACCTTCCACCGACCCGCAAAACGGCAGTAAAACAGAAACCGAAGCCTCCGAATCTCTTTCCGAGTCTATCAAATCCCAAGAGATCGACAACGACGATGACGACCCGCCTCCCAAGAAGCAAAAGCAGCTCTCTTCCCTAACCGCCGCGCCCTCTCCGGACCAAGATCAGACCCCACCGCCTCTGCCCATCTCCAACGGAAGCGCCGCCGCCGCTCCAACCGCCCCCAATTCGAAGAaatcgaagaagaagaacaacaatGTGTGGGTCACTAAATCGACCCGCAAGGGGAAAAAGAAGAGCAAGGCCAATAACAACAACCACAATGCCCCCAGGGACGACACCGTCTTCATCACTCCGGTGACGCGGTTCCCGGACAAAACCGACGACACGCCGGACATGACAATCTGCCTCTCGAAGGTGTACAAGGCGGAGAAAGTGGAGGTGAGTGAGGACCGAATGAATGCGGGTAGCGCGAAAGGGTACAGAATGGTTAGGGCCACCAGAGGAGCGGCGGAGGGGGCTTGGTATTTTGAAATAAAGGTGGTGAATTTGGGAGAGAGTGGCCACACAAGGCTTGGCTGGTCCACTGAGAAAGGGGACTTGCAGGCGCCCGTCGGGTATGATGGAAATAGTTTCGGGTACAGGGACATTGATGGGAGTAAGGTGCATAAGGCTTTGAGGGAGAAGTATGGGGAGGAAGGGTATAAGGAAGGTGATGTTATTGGGTTTTATATAAACTTGCCAGATGGGGGGTCGTACGCCCCGAAGCCGCCCCATTTGGTTTGGTATAAGGGTCAGCGGTATGCTTGTGCCCCTGACGCGAAGGAGGATCCTCCAAAAGTAGTGCCTG GAAGTGAGATATCGTTTTTCAAAAATGGGGTATGCCAAGGAGTTGCTTTTAAGGATCTATATGGTGGACGTTACTATCCTGCTGCTTCAATGTATACTCTTCCACATCAACCAAATTGTGTTGTCAAGTTCAATTTCGGCCCTGATTTTGAATTCTTTCCAGAAGACTTTGATGGACGTCCAGTGCCCCTGCCCATGGTTGAAGTTCCTTATCATGGGTTTGAAAACCGAGTTGAAAATGGAGTGTCTGATGAGAAGAAACAATAA